From one Sulfurimonas sp. HSL-3221 genomic stretch:
- a CDS encoding nickel-dependent hydrogenase large subunit: MATKKIVIDPITRIEGHLRIEVEIDENNTVKEAWASGQLFRGIETILKGRDPRDAGLIAQRICGVCTNVHYRASISAVEDAYGIALPPNAESIRNLVTLALFVQDHIVHYYHLHSLDYVDVVSAISAEPDKAAEVAQTYHHYPYRTSTGHMSAVKEKLTSFVNAGRLGLFANGYWGHNAYRFSPEQNLIHMNHYLEALRVQRDLSRAVAIFAGKTPHPQNLVVGGVTSVADMLNPQRLNDFMFIIKDARDFIERAYLPDIKMALEAYRDDIKAGTGRGSGNFMAVGGYQFGQEQQLFEGGTVFGHDFGSVEPFDEQYITEEASRSWYADDAPVAPYDGKTEPFYTNLNKDGTLKTEGKYSWVKAPRYKGKPMEVGPLARMIIGTLKGSPVIKPYMEQFMKETDLELMDFSTTLGRNAARAVEARVCCDYLFDFCSDLIENIKYYDEETWTKYDFAALPKAAQGRGIFEVPRGVLGHFIRIDDAKIANYQAVVPTTWNASPKDEGGVRGPYEESLVGITLADPSAPLEVLRVVHSFDPCLACAVHVINAKGRELSHYKIAAACTL, translated from the coding sequence ATGGCCACTAAAAAAATCGTTATAGACCCCATTACCCGCATCGAGGGGCATCTGCGCATCGAAGTCGAAATCGACGAGAACAACACCGTCAAAGAGGCGTGGGCCTCCGGCCAGCTTTTCCGCGGCATCGAAACCATCCTCAAAGGGCGAGACCCCCGGGATGCCGGCCTCATTGCCCAACGCATCTGCGGGGTCTGTACCAATGTGCACTACCGCGCCTCCATCAGCGCCGTCGAAGACGCCTACGGCATCGCCCTGCCCCCCAATGCCGAGAGCATCCGCAACCTCGTCACCCTCGCGCTCTTTGTCCAGGACCACATCGTCCACTACTACCATCTGCACTCCCTCGACTACGTCGACGTCGTCAGCGCCATCTCCGCCGAGCCCGACAAGGCCGCAGAAGTGGCACAAACTTATCATCATTACCCCTACCGTACTTCGACGGGGCATATGAGCGCCGTCAAGGAGAAGCTGACCTCTTTCGTCAACGCGGGACGACTGGGACTCTTCGCCAACGGTTACTGGGGGCACAATGCCTACCGCTTCAGCCCCGAGCAGAACCTTATCCACATGAACCACTACCTCGAAGCCCTGCGGGTCCAGCGCGACCTCAGCCGGGCGGTGGCGATCTTCGCCGGCAAGACGCCCCACCCGCAGAACCTCGTTGTCGGCGGCGTCACCAGCGTTGCGGACATGCTCAATCCGCAGCGCCTCAACGACTTCATGTTCATCATCAAAGACGCCCGCGACTTCATTGAGCGCGCCTACCTCCCCGATATCAAGATGGCGCTCGAGGCCTACAGGGACGACATCAAAGCCGGCACGGGACGCGGCAGCGGCAACTTTATGGCCGTGGGCGGCTACCAGTTCGGACAGGAGCAGCAGCTCTTCGAAGGGGGAACCGTTTTCGGGCATGACTTCGGCAGCGTCGAACCCTTCGACGAGCAGTACATCACCGAAGAGGCGTCGCGCTCCTGGTACGCCGACGACGCCCCGGTTGCGCCCTACGACGGCAAGACCGAGCCCTTCTATACGAACCTCAACAAAGACGGCACGCTGAAGACGGAGGGCAAATACAGCTGGGTCAAGGCACCGCGCTACAAAGGCAAGCCCATGGAGGTGGGGCCGCTCGCCAGGATGATCATCGGCACCCTCAAGGGTTCCCCGGTCATCAAACCCTACATGGAGCAGTTCATGAAGGAGACGGACCTCGAGCTGATGGACTTTTCGACGACGCTGGGGCGCAACGCCGCCCGTGCCGTAGAGGCCAGGGTCTGCTGCGACTACCTCTTTGATTTCTGCAGCGACCTCATCGAGAACATCAAGTACTACGACGAAGAGACCTGGACGAAGTACGACTTTGCCGCCCTGCCCAAAGCAGCACAGGGGCGCGGCATCTTCGAGGTGCCGCGAGGTGTGCTGGGCCACTTTATCCGCATCGACGACGCCAAGATCGCCAACTACCAGGCGGTGGTGCCGACGACCTGGAACGCTTCGCCCAAGGATGAAGGCGGTGTGCGCGGCCCCTACGAAGAGTCCCTGGTCGGCATTACCCTCGCCGACCCTTCCGCGCCGCTGGAAGTGCTGCGGGTCGTGCACAGTTTCGACCCCTGTCTCGCCTGTGCCGTGCACGTCATCAACGCCAAAGGCAGAGAGCTTTCGCACTACAAGATCGCCGCGGCGTGCACGCTTTAG
- the pyrF gene encoding orotidine-5'-phosphate decarboxylase yields MELCVALDLPSMEENLALVEKIKAYPVWLKVGLRAYIRDGEPFLKALKAINPDAKIFLDLKLYDIPNTMADAAESIMGLGVDMFNVHASAGKRAMQTVMERLSTYEKRPLVLAVTALTSFSEEEFGDVYNAGIAATADKFAQDAHEAGLDGVVCSVFESASIKKMTSSRFITLTPGIRPFGEDAGDQQRVATIEAAETEKVDFIVVGRPIYKAEDPAAVVEKILERL; encoded by the coding sequence ATGGAACTTTGCGTCGCGCTCGACCTGCCGAGCATGGAAGAAAACCTGGCACTGGTGGAGAAGATCAAGGCCTACCCGGTCTGGCTCAAAGTCGGGCTGCGCGCCTACATCCGCGACGGCGAACCTTTTCTCAAAGCGCTCAAAGCGATCAACCCGGACGCGAAGATCTTCCTCGACCTCAAGCTCTACGACATCCCCAACACCATGGCCGACGCGGCCGAGTCCATCATGGGCCTGGGCGTTGACATGTTCAACGTACACGCCAGTGCCGGTAAACGTGCCATGCAGACCGTTATGGAGCGCCTCTCGACGTACGAGAAACGCCCCCTCGTCCTGGCCGTCACGGCACTGACCTCCTTCAGCGAAGAGGAGTTCGGCGACGTTTACAACGCCGGCATCGCCGCGACGGCAGACAAATTCGCCCAGGATGCGCACGAAGCGGGGCTCGACGGCGTCGTCTGCAGCGTTTTTGAAAGCGCCTCCATCAAAAAAATGACCAGCAGCAGGTTCATTACCCTGACGCCTGGCATCCGCCCCTTCGGCGAAGATGCGGGCGATCAGCAGCGTGTCGCCACGATCGAAGCGGCAGAGACGGAGAAGGTCGACTTCATCGTCGTCGGCCGCCCCATCTACAAGGCCGAAGACCCCGCCGCCGTCGTCGAAAAGATCCTCGAGCGACTTTAA
- a CDS encoding tyrosine-type recombinase/integrase yields the protein MKLYVKKTKTKNGVRESLWVDFSHGGKRYRKPLKLDNTPENRKLAKTKIIPQLMLKLHSGEFFEKRIPTLNDFSVTSFEMHSNSRRAVTQTEYANAYRLHIALVLGKKKIDTIKPSDIQRWQNNLLKTLSPRRVRHIRAVLSGILKDAMKDELIEKSPLALVSTPKLNKTDINPFSVEEINLILNGSSGQFRNFYALAFFTGMRSGEMIGLRWEDVDFLRGSISVKRAIKMGTVTEPKTAQSIRQVEMIDTLIPYLQDQFKQTGQNDSYVFLNRDGEHYYDIKRIRDTDWKRTLKKCRLEYRPIYHTRHSFATMMLEHNEDILWVSNMLGHKDATMTLSHYARYINRKRKKRASFLEKSVALNDTVMAPRISKSA from the coding sequence ATGAAACTATATGTCAAAAAGACAAAAACTAAAAACGGCGTGAGAGAGAGCTTGTGGGTCGATTTCTCCCATGGAGGAAAACGCTATCGAAAACCATTGAAACTCGACAATACGCCCGAAAATCGCAAGCTTGCGAAAACCAAAATCATTCCGCAGCTGATGCTGAAACTGCATAGCGGCGAGTTCTTTGAAAAGCGTATACCGACACTAAATGACTTCAGTGTCACATCCTTTGAAATGCACAGCAACTCAAGACGGGCTGTCACACAGACGGAGTATGCAAACGCCTACAGATTGCATATCGCTCTCGTCCTTGGAAAAAAGAAGATCGACACTATAAAACCTTCCGATATCCAGAGATGGCAAAACAATCTGCTGAAAACGCTTAGCCCCAGAAGGGTGCGCCATATCCGGGCGGTTCTCTCCGGTATTCTCAAAGATGCTATGAAAGACGAGCTGATCGAGAAAAGTCCATTGGCCTTGGTCAGTACTCCAAAGCTGAACAAGACGGATATCAACCCGTTCAGCGTTGAGGAAATCAATCTGATTTTGAACGGCTCATCCGGCCAGTTCCGCAACTTCTACGCATTGGCATTCTTCACGGGAATGCGCAGCGGCGAAATGATCGGGCTGAGATGGGAAGATGTGGATTTTTTGCGTGGTTCTATTAGCGTAAAGCGTGCGATCAAGATGGGAACAGTGACGGAACCGAAAACTGCTCAGAGTATTCGCCAAGTCGAAATGATCGATACGCTGATTCCGTATCTACAAGATCAGTTCAAACAAACTGGACAGAATGACAGCTATGTCTTTCTTAACAGAGATGGCGAACACTATTATGATATCAAACGCATCCGCGACACAGACTGGAAACGGACATTGAAAAAGTGCAGATTGGAGTATAGGCCGATCTATCATACCCGTCACTCATTCGCGACAATGATGCTGGAGCACAATGAAGATATCTTGTGGGTATCGAATATGCTTGGCCACAAAGACGCGACAATGACACTGTCGCATTATGCACGTTACATTAATCGCAAACGCAAAAAGAGAGCGTCATTTCTTGAAAAAAGCGTGGCACTGAATGACACCGTAATGGCACCGAGAATTTCAAAGAGTGCTTGA
- a CDS encoding helix-turn-helix domain-containing protein encodes MKVDFESLERLPLIEKKLDHMINLLESKQQKRWLSSKEAAHYMGYSADTIRKLIKNGDLQEGIHYHQRYRKLVFDSVALDRWLMGIEEDESPAEIDGIISEIIAEVKSDAS; translated from the coding sequence ATGAAAGTGGACTTTGAATCGCTCGAACGGCTACCATTGATTGAAAAAAAACTCGATCACATGATAAATCTCCTTGAGTCGAAACAACAAAAACGCTGGTTGAGTTCGAAAGAAGCAGCGCATTACATGGGCTATTCGGCAGATACTATTAGAAAATTGATCAAAAACGGCGATTTGCAAGAGGGTATCCACTATCACCAAAGATATAGAAAACTCGTATTTGATTCAGTGGCACTGGACCGATGGCTAATGGGTATTGAGGAAGACGAAAGTCCGGCAGAAATCGACGGTATTATCAGCGAAATCATCGCGGAAGTGAAATCCGATGCTTCTTGA
- a CDS encoding relaxase/mobilization nuclease domain-containing protein — protein MEYLLKDSTNEPKRVVRGNSGLTLDIIRSVPFKQKYKSGVLSFEESEIDPNVAESIMDGFEQTIFSGIEDGDRNILWVEHRDKERVELHFIIPRIHLGSQKAFNPFWHKVDLTRVDTFKELVNLQYGLSDPNDPDKERSHSYAYNPSDKRLIDVSKDELVETLYELVEDGVINNRNELIDALKSAGYAVPRIGKNYISIQASDWKKAKRFKGGIFNESFTSVSGLEKEAKRRVKDYQRNRNNREAGIEKLSQKLERLNQQKALYHTQRYSKNQLPSGVDTSVGNTHRSRDDVALPLRRSCTEKRDSSIPDNPTGAVDEQEKYIDPVVDGPARKRARGERGVSAKTRRDRTSRFEEFKNSRKSLFEQTFGAKRERRSAIVERADRGLKQAGRELAETARRIDEAAQIVGDIIEKSQKGRGGGTVGGGTR, from the coding sequence ATGGAGTATTTGCTCAAAGACAGTACCAATGAACCCAAACGGGTCGTCCGTGGTAACAGCGGTCTTACCCTGGATATCATCCGATCGGTTCCGTTTAAACAGAAGTATAAGAGCGGCGTTCTCTCGTTCGAGGAATCAGAAATCGATCCCAATGTTGCAGAATCAATCATGGACGGATTTGAACAAACTATATTCAGTGGGATTGAGGACGGTGACCGTAACATCTTATGGGTCGAGCATCGGGATAAAGAAAGAGTGGAGTTGCACTTCATCATCCCTCGGATTCATTTGGGAAGCCAGAAAGCTTTCAACCCATTCTGGCATAAAGTGGACCTGACGCGCGTCGATACCTTTAAAGAACTGGTGAACCTTCAATACGGTCTCAGCGATCCGAACGATCCCGATAAAGAGCGCAGCCATAGCTATGCCTACAATCCCTCTGATAAACGCCTTATAGATGTTTCCAAGGATGAATTGGTCGAAACTCTCTACGAACTGGTGGAAGATGGTGTGATCAACAACCGCAATGAACTGATCGACGCGCTCAAATCAGCTGGATACGCAGTGCCCCGAATCGGGAAAAACTACATTTCCATTCAAGCGTCAGACTGGAAAAAAGCCAAACGATTTAAAGGAGGCATATTCAATGAATCATTCACAAGCGTTAGCGGCCTTGAAAAGGAAGCAAAAAGAAGAGTCAAGGATTATCAGCGAAACCGAAACAATCGTGAAGCGGGAATTGAGAAACTATCACAAAAGCTGGAACGGCTCAATCAACAAAAAGCTCTCTATCATACGCAAAGATATTCAAAAAATCAGCTGCCGTCCGGTGTTGACACTTCTGTCGGGAATACTCATCGGAGCAGGGACGATGTGGCTCTTCCTCTCCGTCGTTCATGCACCGAAAAACGAGACAGTTCAATACCCGACAACCCAACAGGAGCAGTAGATGAACAAGAAAAGTACATTGATCCAGTCGTTGATGGACCAGCTCGAAAACGAGCGAGAGGAGAAAGAGGCGTATCGGCAAAAACTCGACGAGATCGAACAAGTCGCTTTGAAGAGTTTAAAAACTCAAGAAAATCATTGTTTGAGCAAACTTTCGGAGCTAAGCGAGAGCGCCGATCTGCAATTGTTGAACGTGCAGATAGAGGACTTAAACAAGCAGGTAGGGAGCTTGCAGAAACAGCTCGAAGGATTGACGAAGCAGCTCAAATCGTTGGTGACATCATAGAAAAAAGCCAGAAAGGGCGAGGCGGTGGAACAGTTGGAGGAGGGACTAGATGA
- a CDS encoding plasmid mobilization protein: MGKSKRITIRLSEKEHDELIRKAAEAEMRISALIRAAIDSAQIDPCDKKNVPLPLLRELNAIGNNLNQIARHLNFGNPVDIAVLSGLAEIEDDLVALSGQYAD; encoded by the coding sequence ATGGGAAAGAGCAAACGCATCACGATCCGACTTTCCGAAAAAGAACATGATGAGCTGATCCGCAAGGCGGCCGAGGCTGAAATGCGGATCAGCGCTTTGATCCGCGCCGCGATAGACAGTGCCCAAATCGATCCGTGCGATAAAAAGAACGTCCCGCTTCCGCTTCTTCGCGAGCTAAACGCGATTGGCAATAACCTCAATCAAATTGCTCGTCACCTGAATTTCGGTAATCCTGTCGATATTGCCGTTCTTTCCGGCCTTGCGGAAATCGAAGACGACCTTGTGGCACTGAGTGGACAGTATGCTGATTAA